A genome region from Conger conger chromosome 16, fConCon1.1, whole genome shotgun sequence includes the following:
- the zgc:195001 gene encoding tripartite motif-containing protein 16, with protein MPEPKKAGTKAKAGAKGKAAEKVPAYEANIPEPTTRAELLKHWLPLTLDDRTAQKMLWISEGSTKVTRKEDESACPYPNRPERFDHSPQVLCKEGLLGIRGYWEVESSGWVVIGVMYESVGRKAQDGATGLGENEVSWGVGWAGTCYHVWHNSENVEVQAPLTPVIGVYLDQPAGVVSFFAVQGEEGQKEAKLLHRYKVSFKERLLPGFWVGTNSYCWIQKRAE; from the exons ATGCCAGAGCCTAAGAAAGCAG GAACAAAAGCAAAAGCCGGAGCGAAGGGGAAGGCGGCAG AGAAGGTTCCGGCCTATGAAGCTAATATTCCGGAGCCCACCACCAGAGCTGAGCTTCTGAAAC actggcTCCCTCTCACTCTGGATGACAGGACGGCTCAGAAGATGCTGTGGATTTCGGAGGGGAGCACCAAAGTGACCCGCAAGGAGGATGAGTCTGCGTGCCCTTACCCCAACAGGCCAGAGCGGTTCGATCACTCACCGCAG GTGCTGTGCAAGGAGGGCCTCCTGGGCATCCGAGGCTACTGGGAAGTGGAGTCTTCGGGGTGGGTGGTGATCGGGGTCATGTACGAGAGCGTGGGGCGCAAGGCCCAGGACGGGGCCACCGGCCTGGGGGAGAACGAGGTGTCCTGGGGGGTGGGCTGGGCCGGCACCTGCTACCACGTCTGGCACAACAGCGAGAACGTGGAGGTGCAGGCGCCCCTCACCCCCGTCATCGGGGTCTACCTGGACCAGCCCGCCGGGGTGGTCAGCTTCTTCGCCgtgcagggggaggaggggcagaAGGAGGCCAAGCTGCTCCACAGGTACAAGGTCTCCTTCAAAGAGCGCCTCCTCCCCGGCTTCTGGGTGGGGACAAACTCCTACTGCTGGATCCAGAAGAGGGcggagtga